One window of Halopelagius longus genomic DNA carries:
- a CDS encoding dihydrolipoamide acetyltransferase family protein translates to MGVKEFKLPDVGEGVAEGELVTWHVSPGDTVTEDQVVAEVETDKALVDVPSPYNGTVKELRAEEGEMVPVGDVIITFEVEGEGDEGVETEPEAESDESDAAEGSEEETPPAETESPSGRVFAPPSVRRLARELGVDLSAVEGSGPSGRITETDVRNAAEEGGDGDESESAGPRNVSFSGKSAVSKAGDSGDGQAAESAGSAGAPKAAEREKTLAAPATRRIAEEEGVDIDDVPATEERDGEPFVTEADVRQYAEVQQAAQTADARSLAAEEGAGEAAESTEAADVPAQTVEPSTESGPAAGERVPYKGVRKAIGDQMQRSKYTAPHVTHHDEVDVTELVELREEYKPLAAERDVKLTYMPFVTKAVVAALKQFPYMNAQLDEENEEIVLRDEYNVGVATATDAGLLVPVVHGADGKGLLDLARETNELVEKARSRKISPAEMQGGTFTITNVGVVGGEYATPIINYPEVGILALGEIKEKPRVVDGDIVPRKVLTLSLSFDHRVVDGAIAARFTNKVKEYLSNPKLLLLE, encoded by the coding sequence ATGGGTGTCAAGGAATTCAAACTGCCGGACGTCGGCGAAGGCGTCGCCGAGGGCGAACTCGTCACGTGGCACGTCTCCCCGGGCGATACGGTCACCGAGGACCAAGTCGTCGCCGAGGTGGAGACGGACAAGGCCCTCGTGGACGTTCCCTCCCCGTACAACGGGACGGTGAAGGAACTCCGCGCCGAGGAGGGCGAGATGGTCCCCGTCGGCGACGTCATCATCACCTTCGAGGTAGAGGGTGAAGGTGACGAGGGAGTAGAGACGGAACCGGAAGCGGAGAGCGACGAATCCGACGCAGCCGAAGGATCCGAAGAGGAGACGCCGCCCGCCGAGACGGAGTCGCCGTCCGGGCGCGTCTTCGCGCCGCCGAGCGTCCGCCGCCTCGCGCGGGAACTCGGCGTCGACCTCTCGGCCGTCGAGGGGTCGGGTCCGAGCGGACGCATCACCGAGACGGACGTGCGGAACGCCGCCGAGGAAGGCGGCGACGGCGACGAATCCGAGAGCGCCGGTCCGCGCAACGTCTCCTTCAGCGGCAAGTCCGCGGTGTCGAAAGCGGGCGACAGCGGAGACGGACAGGCCGCCGAGTCCGCGGGGTCGGCGGGGGCCCCCAAGGCCGCCGAACGCGAGAAGACGCTGGCCGCGCCCGCGACGCGCCGTATCGCCGAGGAGGAGGGCGTCGACATCGACGACGTACCCGCCACCGAGGAACGCGACGGCGAACCGTTCGTCACCGAGGCGGACGTGCGCCAGTACGCCGAAGTTCAACAGGCCGCACAGACGGCTGACGCTCGCTCTCTCGCCGCCGAGGAAGGCGCGGGGGAGGCGGCCGAATCGACCGAAGCGGCCGACGTGCCCGCACAGACCGTCGAACCCTCGACGGAGTCGGGCCCCGCCGCGGGCGAGCGAGTCCCCTACAAGGGCGTCCGGAAGGCCATCGGCGACCAGATGCAGCGCTCGAAGTACACCGCGCCGCACGTCACCCACCACGACGAGGTGGACGTGACGGAACTGGTCGAACTCCGCGAGGAGTACAAGCCGTTGGCCGCCGAACGCGACGTGAAACTCACGTACATGCCGTTCGTGACGAAGGCCGTCGTCGCGGCGTTGAAGCAGTTCCCGTACATGAACGCCCAACTCGACGAGGAGAACGAGGAGATAGTGCTCCGCGACGAGTACAACGTCGGCGTGGCGACGGCGACGGACGCCGGACTCCTCGTGCCCGTCGTCCACGGCGCCGACGGGAAGGGACTGCTCGATTTGGCACGGGAGACGAACGAGTTGGTCGAGAAGGCCCGTTCGCGGAAGATTTCCCCCGCGGAGATGCAGGGCGGCACGTTCACCATCACGAACGTCGGCGTCGTCGGCGGCGAGTACGCGACGCCCATCATCAACTACCCCGAGGTGGGCATCCTCGCACTCGGCGAGATAAAGGAGAAACCGCGCGTGGTGGACGGCGACATCGTCCCGCGGAAGGTGCTTACGCTGTCGCTGTCGTTCGATCACCGCGTGGTGGACGGCGCCATCGCCGCACGGTTCACGAACAAGGTCAAAGAGTACCTGTCGAACCCCAAACTCCTCTTGCTCGAATAA
- a CDS encoding methyl-accepting chemotaxis protein, whose product MVELVAFFDVVGTLAFLGAVVVSLKAYSETDAEAGFWLNFALASLLGFLWTGVVAAEHLGVTLGGDVLDVASVSLLTATTAVFSVGATGTYAVVEDMKESRAREAVSREEAELLTRSLESKAAEFGRVMEDAAAGNLTARMDDGGDSEAMSRIADGFNAMMVELERTVVEIQSFGSDVASSTAEIDASTEEVKTASEEVSTAMTNVSTESDRQHDNLTEAADEMSTLSATVEEVAASATDVARTSGEAASLGTSGRASAEAALDEMGHIQRETERTVGEVEGLHAELTEIVSIVDLITEIAERTNLLALNASIEAARAGEAGKGFAVVAGEIKTLAGEAGDATGRIESLIGEIQSSAADTVDDMHAVGERVDSGTETVAAALTDLDEIADRVEDVNESIQEVDRATTEQATSTEEILRMVDEANRSGERTSEEVASVSAASEEQTASMSEVSHNINGLATAATELSGLLDRFEVSADGTVAGSAADASAASAGTHPARATDGGVPRTK is encoded by the coding sequence GTGGTCGAACTCGTCGCGTTCTTCGACGTCGTCGGGACGCTGGCGTTCCTCGGTGCCGTCGTCGTCAGCCTGAAGGCGTACAGCGAGACGGACGCGGAGGCCGGGTTCTGGCTCAACTTCGCGTTAGCGTCGCTTCTGGGATTCCTCTGGACGGGCGTCGTCGCCGCGGAGCATCTCGGCGTCACCCTCGGCGGCGACGTCCTCGACGTGGCCAGCGTCTCGCTTCTGACTGCGACGACGGCCGTCTTCTCCGTCGGCGCGACGGGCACCTACGCCGTCGTCGAGGACATGAAAGAGTCGCGGGCGCGCGAGGCCGTCTCGCGGGAGGAAGCCGAACTGCTCACCCGGTCGCTCGAATCGAAGGCCGCCGAGTTCGGTCGCGTCATGGAGGACGCCGCCGCCGGTAACCTGACCGCGCGGATGGACGACGGCGGCGACAGCGAGGCCATGTCGCGCATCGCCGACGGGTTCAACGCGATGATGGTCGAACTCGAACGGACCGTCGTCGAGATTCAGTCGTTCGGGTCGGACGTGGCGAGTTCGACCGCCGAAATCGACGCCAGCACGGAGGAGGTCAAGACGGCGAGCGAGGAGGTGAGCACGGCGATGACGAACGTCTCGACGGAGAGCGACCGCCAGCACGACAACCTGACGGAGGCGGCCGACGAGATGAGCACCCTCTCTGCGACGGTGGAGGAGGTAGCGGCCTCCGCGACGGACGTCGCCCGGACGTCCGGCGAAGCGGCGTCTCTGGGCACGTCCGGGCGGGCGTCGGCGGAGGCGGCCCTCGACGAGATGGGTCACATCCAACGCGAGACCGAACGGACGGTCGGCGAGGTGGAAGGCCTCCACGCCGAACTGACCGAAATCGTCTCCATCGTGGACCTCATCACCGAGATAGCCGAACGGACGAACCTGCTGGCGCTGAACGCCTCCATCGAGGCGGCGCGCGCCGGCGAGGCGGGCAAGGGGTTCGCCGTCGTCGCGGGCGAGATAAAGACGCTCGCGGGCGAGGCGGGCGACGCCACCGGTCGCATCGAGTCGCTCATCGGCGAGATTCAATCGTCGGCCGCCGACACGGTCGACGACATGCACGCGGTCGGAGAGCGCGTCGATTCGGGGACGGAGACCGTCGCGGCGGCCCTGACCGACCTCGACGAGATAGCGGACCGAGTCGAAGACGTCAACGAGAGCATCCAGGAGGTAGACCGCGCGACGACCGAACAGGCCACCTCCACCGAGGAGATTCTGCGGATGGTCGACGAGGCGAACCGGTCGGGCGAACGGACCAGCGAGGAGGTCGCCAGCGTCTCGGCCGCCTCCGAGGAACAGACCGCCTCGATGTCGGAAGTCTCCCACAACATCAACGGCCTCGCCACCGCGGCGACGGAACTGAGCGGTCTGCTCGACCGGTTCGAGGTGTCCGCCGACGGGACCGTCGCCGGTTCGGCGGCCGACGCCTCGGCGGCCTCCGCCGGGACCCATCCCGCCCGCGCGACGGACGGCGGCGTCCCGCGGACGAAGTAA
- a CDS encoding alpha-ketoacid dehydrogenase subunit beta, which yields MSQNQTQQTQSLTLVQAVQDALYTEMKQDDDVIVMGEDVGKNGGVFRATEGLFDEFGGDRVIDTPLAESGIVGTAIGMAAMGMKPVPEMQFSGFMYPAFDQLVSHAARIRTRSRGRFTCPMVVRAPYGGGIRAPEHHSESKEAFYAHEAGLKVVVPSTPYDAKGLLIASIRDPDPVVFLEPKLIYRAFRGDVPEDDYEVPIGEAAVRREGEDISVYCYGAMTRPTMEAAENLAEEGIDAEVVDLRTVDPMDKATLVESFEKTGRAAVVHEAPKTAGIGAEITATLQEEALLYQEAPVERITGYDVPYPLYALEDYYLPSVTRVEEGIRNAVEF from the coding sequence ATGAGCCAAAACCAGACCCAACAGACCCAGAGTTTGACGCTCGTGCAGGCGGTACAGGACGCTCTCTACACGGAGATGAAGCAGGACGACGACGTTATCGTCATGGGCGAGGACGTCGGGAAGAACGGCGGCGTCTTCCGCGCGACGGAGGGCCTGTTCGACGAGTTCGGCGGCGACAGAGTCATCGACACGCCGTTGGCCGAGTCGGGCATCGTCGGCACCGCCATCGGCATGGCCGCGATGGGGATGAAGCCGGTTCCGGAGATGCAGTTCTCCGGCTTCATGTACCCCGCCTTCGACCAACTCGTGAGTCACGCCGCGCGCATCCGCACTCGGAGTCGCGGCCGGTTCACCTGCCCGATGGTCGTCCGCGCGCCGTACGGCGGCGGCATCCGCGCGCCCGAACACCACTCCGAGTCGAAGGAGGCGTTCTACGCCCACGAGGCGGGCCTGAAGGTGGTCGTACCTTCGACGCCGTACGACGCGAAGGGACTGCTCATCGCCTCGATTCGCGACCCCGACCCCGTCGTCTTCCTCGAACCGAAACTCATCTACCGCGCGTTCCGCGGCGACGTGCCCGAGGACGACTACGAGGTGCCCATCGGCGAGGCGGCGGTCCGACGCGAAGGGGAGGACATCTCCGTCTACTGCTACGGCGCGATGACGCGCCCGACGATGGAGGCGGCGGAGAACCTCGCCGAGGAGGGAATCGACGCCGAAGTCGTGGACCTTCGGACGGTGGACCCGATGGACAAAGCGACCCTCGTCGAGTCGTTCGAGAAGACGGGCCGCGCGGCGGTGGTCCACGAAGCCCCGAAGACGGCGGGCATCGGCGCGGAGATCACCGCGACGCTACAGGAGGAAGCGCTCCTGTATCAGGAGGCCCCCGTCGAGCGCATCACGGGGTACGACGTTCCGTACCCCCTGTACGCCTTAGAGGACTACTACCTGCCGTCGGTAACTCGGGTCGAAGAAGGTATCCGGAACGCGGTTGAGTTCTGA
- the lpdA gene encoding dihydrolipoyl dehydrogenase, with translation MVVGDISTGTEVLVIGAGPGGYVAAIRAAQRDLDVTLVEKDAYGGVCLNRGCIPSKALITGADLAHEAGNAEEMGIHADPAVDVSQMVNWKDDVVDTLTGGVEKLCKANGVNLIEGEARFKDDGSVRVAHGGEGQGSESIDFQHCIVATGSRPIQIPNFEFDDDPVWSSTHALDTDTVPDRLLVVGAGYIGMELSTTFAKLGADVTVVEMLDDVLPGYEDDVSRVVKKQAESLGIDFEFGEAASDWREEGDGIVVTTETEDGEESSYDADKVLVAVGRNPLTETLDIENAGLELTDNGFIEVDDRMRTSVDDIYAVGDVADRGPMLAHVGSKQGIVAAEHIAGEPVAYDAQAVPAAVFTDPEIGTVGMTQAEAEAQGFETAVGQMPFNASGRALTTGHTDGFVRIVAEEESGFVLGAQIVGPEASELIAEVALAIEMGATLEDVASTIHTHPTLSEAVMEAAENAEGQAIHTLNR, from the coding sequence ATGGTCGTCGGAGACATCTCAACCGGAACGGAGGTACTGGTCATCGGCGCGGGGCCGGGCGGGTACGTCGCCGCCATCCGCGCCGCACAACGCGACTTGGACGTGACGCTGGTCGAGAAGGACGCCTACGGCGGCGTCTGCCTCAACCGGGGCTGCATCCCCTCGAAAGCGCTCATCACGGGCGCTGACCTCGCCCACGAGGCGGGCAACGCCGAGGAGATGGGCATCCACGCCGACCCGGCGGTGGACGTCTCACAGATGGTCAACTGGAAGGACGACGTGGTGGACACCCTCACCGGCGGCGTCGAGAAACTCTGCAAGGCCAACGGCGTCAACCTCATCGAGGGCGAGGCGCGGTTCAAAGACGACGGGAGCGTCCGCGTCGCCCACGGCGGCGAGGGGCAGGGTTCGGAGTCCATCGACTTCCAACACTGCATCGTCGCCACCGGCTCTCGACCCATCCAGATACCCAACTTCGAGTTCGACGACGACCCGGTGTGGTCCTCGACGCACGCACTCGACACCGACACCGTGCCGGACAGACTCCTCGTCGTCGGCGCGGGCTACATCGGGATGGAACTGTCGACGACGTTCGCCAAACTCGGCGCGGACGTGACGGTGGTCGAGATGCTGGACGACGTGCTCCCCGGATACGAGGACGACGTCTCCCGCGTCGTCAAGAAGCAGGCCGAATCGCTCGGCATCGACTTCGAGTTCGGCGAGGCGGCGAGCGACTGGCGCGAGGAGGGCGACGGCATCGTCGTCACGACGGAGACGGAGGACGGCGAGGAGTCGTCGTACGACGCCGACAAGGTACTCGTCGCAGTCGGGCGAAACCCCCTCACGGAGACGCTCGATATCGAGAACGCGGGCCTCGAACTGACCGATAACGGCTTCATCGAGGTGGACGACCGGATGCGAACCTCCGTGGACGACATCTACGCCGTCGGCGACGTGGCCGACAGGGGGCCGATGCTCGCGCACGTCGGGTCCAAGCAGGGCATCGTCGCCGCCGAGCACATCGCCGGCGAACCCGTCGCCTACGACGCCCAAGCCGTCCCCGCCGCCGTCTTCACCGACCCCGAGATAGGGACGGTGGGGATGACGCAGGCGGAAGCCGAAGCGCAGGGCTTCGAGACGGCCGTCGGCCAGATGCCGTTCAACGCCTCCGGTCGCGCGTTGACGACGGGCCACACGGACGGGTTCGTCCGCATCGTCGCCGAGGAGGAGAGCGGGTTCGTCCTCGGCGCGCAGATAGTCGGCCCGGAAGCCTCCGAACTCATCGCGGAAGTCGCCCTCGCCATCGAGATGGGCGCGACGCTCGAAGACGTCGCGAGCACCATCCACACCCACCCGACGCTCTCGGAGGCGGTCATGGAAGCCGCAGAGAACGCCGAGGGACAGGCGATTCACACGCTGAACCGGTAG
- the serB gene encoding phosphoserine phosphatase SerB: MRLIAFDFDGTLSDSEMTVLLGKRKNVAEEMADITERAMNDEISYAQSLRKRASLLEGLEIEDAEAAYDEVTLRPGAADLIARLRDAGHHVAILTGGFERGVERALQKEGVEVDSIVANRLPVERDRLTGEVEGSLIEGTKDEALESLADELGVKLSHSVAVGDGANDLPMLEVAGLAVGFEPKPAVEPACDDVVSSMYELGDLLAERAIVRKSE; the protein is encoded by the coding sequence ATGCGACTCATCGCCTTCGACTTCGACGGAACGCTCTCGGACTCGGAGATGACCGTGCTCCTCGGCAAGCGCAAGAACGTGGCCGAGGAGATGGCCGACATCACCGAACGGGCCATGAACGACGAGATATCCTACGCGCAGAGTCTCCGCAAGCGCGCCTCCCTGTTGGAGGGCCTCGAAATCGAGGACGCGGAGGCGGCGTACGACGAAGTTACCCTCCGCCCCGGCGCGGCGGACCTCATCGCCCGCCTCCGGGACGCCGGTCACCACGTCGCCATCCTCACCGGCGGCTTCGAACGCGGCGTCGAACGCGCCTTACAGAAGGAGGGCGTCGAGGTGGACTCCATCGTCGCCAACCGACTCCCCGTCGAACGCGACCGCCTCACCGGCGAGGTGGAGGGGTCCCTCATCGAGGGGACGAAGGACGAAGCGCTGGAATCGCTCGCGGACGAACTCGGCGTGAAACTCTCCCACTCGGTCGCCGTCGGCGACGGCGCGAACGACCTCCCGATGCTCGAAGTCGCCGGCCTCGCCGTCGGCTTCGAACCCAAGCCGGCCGTCGAACCCGCCTGCGACGACGTCGTCTCCTCGATGTACGAACTCGGCGACCTGTTGGCCGAACGCGCCATCGTGCGGAAGTCGGAGTAA